In the Palaeococcus pacificus DY20341 genome, one interval contains:
- a CDS encoding ABC transporter permease encodes MIDELLKIAVRNLTRRKVRTFFTMLGIIIAVGSITALVSITEGSKEAVQGELERTSNVLMVIPGAGLSIIKVATSSMDESIVHKIEKINHVKAVNPILYKISSFHYEDYIAETSIMGVDPKRAAKYYELVGFQMERGVFLKKEDHYKAVLGYLIAHGKFIGANGKVVNWDIRPGEKIYLYDDEGNVWEFKVVGNFKESGQSFLAGFVDMMVAIPLDTAQEIFGDEGKVSMVEVYVDDIYFVDEVRKEIEKEIGGVTVISAKQSVEMVLYIQKIMHNLLIGIGSIALFVGALGVMNTLLTSVMERTREIGTYRAIGARKSFILKMILIEGLILTTVGGILGFAFGIGAANLVVWVFEQRGQLLPSPIIDLNVILFAMAVTFGIGLLSSVYPAKKAADLSPVEALRYIE; translated from the coding sequence GTGATTGATGAACTCCTTAAAATCGCTGTCAGGAACTTAACGAGGCGCAAAGTGAGGACTTTCTTCACCATGTTAGGCATTATTATTGCTGTTGGCTCGATAACGGCTCTAGTATCTATAACCGAAGGTTCGAAAGAGGCTGTTCAGGGAGAGCTCGAGAGGACGAGCAACGTTTTAATGGTAATTCCCGGCGCGGGTCTTTCGATAATAAAAGTGGCAACGAGCTCAATGGACGAGAGTATAGTCCATAAGATTGAGAAAATAAATCATGTTAAAGCTGTAAATCCTATCCTCTATAAGATATCGAGCTTCCACTATGAGGATTACATAGCAGAGACCTCAATAATGGGGGTTGACCCAAAGAGGGCTGCGAAGTATTATGAGTTAGTAGGCTTCCAAATGGAGAGGGGAGTTTTTCTTAAGAAGGAAGACCACTACAAAGCGGTTTTAGGATATTTAATTGCTCATGGAAAGTTCATTGGTGCGAATGGAAAAGTTGTAAACTGGGACATAAGGCCCGGCGAAAAGATATATCTCTATGATGATGAGGGGAATGTGTGGGAGTTCAAGGTGGTCGGCAACTTTAAAGAGAGCGGACAGTCCTTTTTAGCGGGATTTGTGGACATGATGGTTGCTATTCCCCTCGATACAGCCCAAGAAATCTTTGGTGACGAAGGGAAGGTGAGCATGGTTGAAGTCTACGTTGATGACATATACTTTGTTGATGAGGTTAGGAAGGAAATTGAGAAGGAGATAGGAGGAGTAACCGTAATCTCGGCAAAGCAGAGCGTTGAAATGGTTCTTTACATTCAAAAAATAATGCACAACCTTTTGATTGGCATTGGAAGTATAGCTCTCTTTGTTGGGGCTTTGGGAGTTATGAACACCCTTTTAACCTCTGTCATGGAAAGAACGAGGGAAATTGGTACTTACAGGGCAATAGGTGCTAGGAAGAGCTTTATCCTGAAGATGATACTCATTGAAGGCCTCATCCTGACCACGGTGGGAGGAATTTTGGGGTTTGCCTTTGGAATTGGCGCAGCAAATTTAGTGGTTTGGGTGTTTGAGCAGAGGGGCCAGCTTCTCCCTTCTCCTATAATAGACTTAAACGTGATTTTGTTTGCCATGGCAGTGACCTTTGGAATTGGGCTTCTCTCAAGCGTCTATCCCGCTAAGAAAGCGGCAGATTTAAGCCCAGTGGAAGCTTTGAGGTATATAGAGTAG
- the ileS gene encoding isoleucine--tRNA ligase, whose product MIKEPEMREYNPQVLEDKIEKFWKENDTYNKVKKSRENAPSYYFLDGPPYVSGAIHLGTAWNKIIKDMVIRFRTMQGYNVRRQPGFDMHGLPIEVKVEQALGLKIKKDIEEKIGVDEFIKKCKEFALKNLKVMTEQFKLLGVWMDWDNPYMTIKNEYIEAAWWTLKRAWEKELLEKDQRVLHWCPRCETALAEHEVRGEYKIREDPSVYVKFRLEDKENEYLLVWTTTPWTLPANLAVAVHAEYDYAKVKVELEGKEEYWIIAKALVERVLNETGVKGEVVEEFKGEELEGLRYVHPFLDEYPRQKEFREKYEWTHRVILGEHVTLGDGTGLVHTAPGHGEEDFEIGREYGLPAYSPLDDEGRYVEGKWKGVFVKDADPEIIEYLKEKGILVKAGTIEHKYPHCWRCKTPLIFRATDQWFLKVSKVKEQILKENDEKVTWYPDWVKVRYDNGVMNSGDWCISRQRYWGIPLPFWVCEECGHTHVVGSFEELKEMSKEPIEKSFEEVDLHKPWVDTVVLKCPKCGGDMKRVKDVLDVWFDSGIASWASLGYPRNKELFEKLWPAEFIVEGQDQVTKWFYSQQAASVIAFDTVPYKKVAMHGYVLDEKGDKMSKSLGNIIKPEEVVQKEGRDPFRFYMLWANVPWEDLRFSWTGLGQVKRMLNILWNVYILSSTYMSLDGFDPTKLNVEELPFREEDKWILSKVNSLIDTVSEGIENFYLIKATRGIYEFVVEDLSRWYVRLIRKRLWVEKDDPDKLAAYWTLWKVFDVLLRLMAPFTPYIAEEIYQNLIRPFSGKESVHLEDWPAKDEKWVDEDLEKEMSIIRKIVEAGASARQKARIKLRYPVRQIIIETEDEMSKKAVERLNRLLRDQLNAKEVKVAKVERAIIVKPNYAKLGPHFKGDAKLVAKWIMSQDAGELYEKLMKEKLKVEIEGKEFTIEREHITIEEELPDFLVAEEFDHGKVFVDKTLTRELMAEGLAREFVRRIQEMRKQMDLDVNDRIKVYIDTTDENKELLEEMLDYIKRETRAVELEFTSDVKGYIVDWDDVKAKIGVEKV is encoded by the coding sequence ATGATAAAAGAGCCAGAGATGAGGGAGTATAATCCTCAAGTGCTAGAGGACAAAATAGAGAAGTTTTGGAAAGAGAACGACACCTATAACAAGGTTAAAAAGTCTAGAGAGAACGCTCCAAGCTACTACTTTTTAGACGGACCACCTTATGTTAGCGGTGCCATACATCTTGGAACAGCTTGGAACAAGATAATAAAGGATATGGTGATAAGGTTTAGGACCATGCAGGGCTACAACGTGAGGAGACAGCCCGGCTTCGACATGCACGGTCTTCCAATAGAGGTTAAAGTCGAGCAGGCTTTGGGCTTGAAGATAAAGAAGGACATAGAGGAGAAGATAGGCGTTGATGAGTTCATAAAGAAGTGTAAAGAGTTTGCTCTCAAGAACCTCAAGGTCATGACAGAGCAGTTCAAACTGCTCGGCGTATGGATGGACTGGGATAATCCTTACATGACGATAAAGAACGAATATATAGAAGCAGCTTGGTGGACGCTTAAGAGAGCGTGGGAAAAGGAGCTTTTGGAAAAGGACCAAAGGGTTCTCCACTGGTGTCCAAGGTGTGAAACAGCTCTGGCCGAGCACGAAGTTAGGGGAGAATACAAGATAAGAGAAGATCCGAGCGTATACGTCAAGTTCAGGCTCGAGGATAAAGAAAATGAATACCTCCTCGTTTGGACTACGACGCCTTGGACTTTGCCGGCTAATTTGGCGGTAGCGGTCCATGCGGAGTATGACTACGCTAAGGTTAAGGTCGAGCTTGAAGGTAAAGAAGAATATTGGATAATAGCCAAAGCCTTAGTTGAACGTGTTTTAAATGAGACCGGTGTTAAAGGCGAAGTAGTCGAGGAGTTCAAGGGAGAAGAACTCGAAGGCCTTAGATACGTTCACCCATTCTTAGATGAATACCCAAGACAGAAGGAGTTTAGAGAGAAATATGAATGGACCCACCGCGTCATACTGGGCGAGCACGTTACTTTAGGCGACGGTACAGGGCTTGTTCATACAGCTCCAGGTCATGGTGAGGAGGACTTTGAAATAGGAAGGGAATACGGATTGCCAGCTTACTCACCATTAGACGACGAAGGAAGATACGTAGAAGGCAAGTGGAAGGGAGTCTTCGTAAAAGACGCAGACCCAGAGATAATAGAGTACCTCAAAGAGAAGGGCATTCTCGTTAAAGCCGGCACTATAGAGCACAAATATCCACACTGCTGGCGCTGTAAGACTCCACTAATATTTAGAGCCACAGATCAGTGGTTCCTTAAGGTCAGCAAGGTCAAAGAGCAGATATTAAAGGAAAACGACGAAAAGGTCACTTGGTATCCGGATTGGGTTAAAGTGCGCTACGATAACGGTGTAATGAACTCAGGAGATTGGTGTATATCAAGACAGAGGTACTGGGGAATACCCCTGCCGTTCTGGGTGTGCGAGGAGTGCGGACACACACACGTCGTTGGCTCGTTTGAGGAGCTTAAAGAGATGAGCAAAGAGCCAATAGAGAAGAGCTTTGAAGAAGTTGACCTGCACAAGCCTTGGGTCGACACAGTTGTTTTGAAGTGTCCAAAATGTGGAGGAGACATGAAACGTGTCAAGGACGTTCTCGATGTGTGGTTCGACTCTGGAATTGCCTCATGGGCCTCCTTAGGCTACCCAAGGAACAAAGAGCTGTTTGAAAAGCTCTGGCCAGCAGAGTTTATAGTTGAGGGTCAAGACCAAGTTACAAAGTGGTTCTACTCCCAACAAGCAGCAAGTGTAATAGCTTTCGACACTGTGCCGTACAAGAAAGTCGCAATGCACGGCTACGTCCTTGATGAGAAAGGAGATAAGATGAGCAAGAGCTTGGGCAACATCATAAAGCCAGAAGAAGTCGTCCAAAAGGAAGGAAGAGATCCATTTAGGTTCTACATGCTGTGGGCAAACGTTCCTTGGGAGGACTTGAGGTTCAGCTGGACCGGCTTGGGCCAGGTTAAGAGAATGCTCAACATACTTTGGAACGTCTACATACTGAGCTCAACTTATATGAGCCTCGACGGCTTTGACCCAACTAAGCTCAACGTAGAAGAGCTTCCATTCAGGGAGGAAGACAAGTGGATACTCTCAAAGGTAAACAGCTTAATAGACACGGTTAGCGAGGGCATAGAGAACTTCTACCTCATAAAGGCTACCAGAGGAATATATGAGTTCGTGGTAGAGGACCTCAGCAGGTGGTATGTAAGGCTCATAAGGAAGAGACTCTGGGTGGAGAAGGACGACCCAGATAAACTGGCCGCGTATTGGACTCTCTGGAAGGTCTTCGATGTACTGCTTAGATTAATGGCGCCGTTTACACCATACATAGCTGAGGAGATATATCAAAACCTCATAAGGCCGTTCAGCGGAAAAGAGAGCGTTCACCTCGAAGACTGGCCAGCTAAGGACGAGAAATGGGTCGACGAGGATCTTGAGAAGGAGATGAGCATAATAAGGAAGATAGTCGAAGCAGGAGCTTCAGCAAGGCAAAAAGCAAGGATAAAGCTTAGATATCCAGTTAGGCAAATAATAATAGAGACCGAAGACGAGATGAGTAAGAAAGCAGTTGAGAGGCTCAACAGGCTTTTGAGAGATCAATTAAACGCAAAAGAGGTCAAAGTTGCTAAAGTGGAGAGGGCAATAATAGTCAAGCCGAACTACGCTAAGCTCGGCCCGCACTTCAAAGGAGATGCAAAGCTCGTCGCAAAGTGGATAATGAGCCAAGATGCAGGAGAGCTCTATGAGAAGCTCATGAAGGAGAAGCTCAAAGTCGAAATCGAAGGAAAAGAGTTCACCATAGAGAGGGAGCACATAACAATAGAAGAGGAACTCCCAGACTTCCTCGTTGCAGAGGAGTTCGACCACGGCAAGGTCTTCGTTGACAAGACACTAACAAGAGAACTAATGGCCGAAGGTTTGGCTAGGGAATTCGTAAGGAGAATACAAGAGATGAGGAAGCAGATGGACTTGGATGTCAACGACCGCATAAAGGTTTACATAGACACCACAGATGAGAACAAGGAGCTCTTGGAGGAGATGCTCGATTACATTAAGAGAGAAACTAGAGCAGTAGAGCTCGAGTTTACGAGCGATGTTAAAGGCTACATTGTCGATTGGGACGATGTTAAGGCAAAGATAGGCGTTGAGAAGGTTTGA
- a CDS encoding TIGR00529 family membrane protein — protein MNALLYLLISFAAVIVLIRLKVNVGVSIFMGSIILGFLFGLDPRDMVNALYASATAWETIRLILIISFIMALTSIFAQIGYLKDMEKAVKELFPSPKYSLAMLPALIGLMPMPAGALVSAPMIEEVANKLSLKPEEKTLVNYWFRHVWEHSWPMYQAIIIASAITGVAVREFSLKMFPLTLIMIAVGYALILRPINAEKAIARDRKEGAKLFLKATYPIFVIIFVSIVLGYDMVYGAFTGLLSALIPYFKRLNKWEIAKHALQPKIVFLLFAVMYFKYLIELTGAVEALPKLILELNLPVVLVITITPFLVGLMTGISFAYVGMTFPLLVPFFTGFDKIALAYLSGYMGMLFSPVHLCLVFSSEYYKAELEMAYKRLLIPALALFLIGLSYIFLL, from the coding sequence ATGAATGCCCTCCTCTACCTCCTAATTTCATTTGCAGCTGTTATAGTTTTAATACGGCTTAAGGTCAATGTAGGTGTTTCTATTTTTATGGGCTCAATTATTTTGGGCTTTCTCTTTGGATTGGATCCTAGGGATATGGTAAATGCCTTATACGCCTCTGCAACTGCTTGGGAGACAATTAGGCTAATACTGATAATATCCTTCATAATGGCCCTCACATCAATCTTTGCTCAAATTGGCTACCTCAAGGACATGGAAAAGGCAGTTAAAGAGCTCTTTCCAAGCCCTAAGTACTCCTTGGCTATGCTCCCGGCTTTGATAGGGCTAATGCCAATGCCTGCTGGTGCATTAGTCTCGGCCCCAATGATAGAGGAGGTCGCCAACAAGCTTAGCCTAAAGCCCGAGGAAAAAACGCTCGTAAACTACTGGTTTAGGCACGTTTGGGAGCACTCTTGGCCAATGTATCAGGCTATAATTATAGCATCGGCTATCACAGGTGTTGCCGTGAGAGAGTTCAGCCTAAAGATGTTTCCCCTAACGCTCATTATGATAGCAGTTGGCTACGCTCTAATACTCCGTCCAATAAATGCTGAAAAAGCTATTGCAAGGGATAGAAAAGAAGGAGCAAAGCTCTTCCTAAAGGCAACGTACCCAATCTTTGTGATAATCTTCGTCTCCATAGTTTTGGGATACGATATGGTTTATGGCGCTTTTACGGGGCTTCTTTCTGCATTAATACCCTATTTCAAGCGGCTTAATAAGTGGGAAATAGCTAAGCACGCTCTCCAGCCCAAGATAGTTTTTCTGCTCTTTGCGGTAATGTATTTCAAATATCTCATCGAGCTTACTGGTGCTGTTGAGGCCCTTCCAAAGCTTATCTTAGAGCTGAATCTTCCAGTGGTGCTTGTAATAACTATAACGCCATTTTTGGTGGGATTAATGACTGGTATAAGCTTCGCCTACGTCGGAATGACGTTCCCTCTCTTAGTGCCGTTCTTTACAGGCTTTGATAAAATCGCCTTGGCTTACTTAAGCGGTTATATGGGAATGCTCTTCAGCCCGGTGCATCTCTGCTTAGTCTTTTCCTCTGAGTACTACAAAGCGGAGCTTGAAATGGCTTATAAGAGACTACTAATTCCCGCGTTGGCTCTATTTCTCATTGGTCTTAGCTACATCTTCCTTCTTTAG
- a CDS encoding ComEA family DNA-binding protein, with product MNPRAEAERLGYKIVYVPHEVIKDYNACYRVIYDGKLIYPPAADKLGIPLNEIWISERFREYERYILFHELQEIKHRAEGLSVEEAHKKALKDEIELFSGDPIWERLKREINIVSEDDLRSLHGIGRILAWRIMISRPYESMEELLKVPGIGKKRFEVLKRKLFCMGDTLKKEDVAKTNEK from the coding sequence ATGAATCCGAGAGCGGAAGCCGAGAGACTTGGTTATAAGATAGTTTATGTGCCCCACGAGGTTATTAAAGACTACAACGCCTGTTACCGCGTGATTTATGATGGAAAACTCATTTATCCCCCTGCTGCAGATAAGCTTGGAATACCACTAAACGAAATCTGGATATCTGAGCGCTTTAGAGAGTACGAGAGGTATATCCTCTTTCATGAGCTTCAGGAGATAAAGCACCGTGCAGAAGGACTGAGTGTTGAAGAAGCTCACAAAAAGGCCCTAAAAGATGAAATAGAGCTTTTTAGTGGAGACCCAATATGGGAACGGCTTAAGAGGGAGATAAATATAGTGAGCGAAGATGACTTAAGGAGCCTCCATGGAATCGGAAGAATATTGGCATGGCGTATAATGATAAGCAGGCCGTATGAGAGTATGGAGGAGCTTTTAAAAGTCCCGGGGATTGGAAAAAAGAGGTTTGAAGTCTTAAAAAGGAAGCTCTTTTGCATGGGAGATACACTAAAGAAGGAAGATGTAGCTAAGACCAATGAGAAATAG
- the yjjX gene encoding inosine/xanthosine triphosphatase, translated as MRIAVGSTNPTKVKAVEEVMREFYDDVEVIPLEVDSGVGDQPIGIEKTVKGAINRAKEALKKADADLGVGIEAGLYEVPHTITGYMDVQFCAIIDKRGKITIGHGPGFEYPPYVVEKVLRDNVEVAIPMAELSGDKNIKKTTGAIGFLTRGRLLRKELNKLAVLMAMIPRINKGLYGDD; from the coding sequence ATGAGGATAGCTGTGGGCTCAACTAATCCAACGAAGGTTAAAGCTGTGGAGGAAGTAATGAGGGAGTTTTACGATGATGTGGAAGTCATTCCCTTAGAAGTGGACAGTGGAGTTGGAGATCAGCCAATTGGGATAGAAAAGACTGTAAAAGGTGCTATAAACAGGGCTAAAGAAGCTTTGAAGAAAGCTGATGCCGATTTGGGAGTGGGTATTGAAGCAGGCCTCTATGAGGTTCCCCATACGATTACGGGCTATATGGATGTGCAGTTCTGCGCTATTATAGATAAGAGAGGTAAGATAACCATTGGACACGGTCCAGGTTTTGAATATCCTCCATACGTTGTGGAGAAGGTTTTGAGGGATAACGTTGAAGTAGCAATCCCCATGGCAGAGCTCAGCGGCGATAAGAACATTAAGAAGACTACCGGCGCCATAGGTTTTTTAACTAGAGGAAGGTTATTAAGAAAGGAGCTCAACAAATTGGCTGTACTTATGGCTATGATACCTAGAATAAATAAGGGGCTGTACGGTGATGATTGA
- a CDS encoding DUF835 domain-containing protein yields the protein MASGLNPLILNVGRGLSLSIKLIASILLFHVYRRHQRRSALYLSIAWVSAAVSIFFDILQLDELNAFFEAFFATLLFYGVLKALEEEGIIAIFEELLVVSGTPLILTAYLLVLNIFVGFDGWMFAVGLPYAISGLFIFFSGVNVIRLVPFYARRAKFFAVSLILYGLHEMDYPILRPVEWFAPIGFSLGALFTILSAFAVLSLIFTEEFRSLKRTRGKVEVELKRGVMVITPKEYNELKEKLKEAPVLAFIRDIKNVPKEWDVYFVTTAKGDLKTVSPTSLAKIVELVHGYLREASKRGIGSVVLLDCLEYLLTYNDFNALAKFLSGLKDFSMLYGGTIILVTDPSAWDEREWMMLKRLLG from the coding sequence ATGGCAAGTGGTTTGAATCCGTTGATATTAAATGTGGGTAGAGGCTTGAGCCTTTCAATAAAACTCATAGCTTCTATACTCCTCTTTCATGTTTACCGTAGACACCAAAGGAGGTCTGCTTTATATTTGTCTATAGCTTGGGTTAGTGCTGCAGTATCCATATTTTTTGATATTCTCCAACTAGACGAGCTAAATGCTTTTTTTGAGGCCTTTTTTGCCACCCTGCTCTTTTATGGTGTTCTAAAAGCTCTTGAAGAGGAAGGAATTATCGCTATCTTTGAGGAGCTTTTGGTTGTGTCGGGCACTCCTCTCATCTTAACAGCATATCTTCTTGTTTTGAATATATTCGTAGGTTTTGATGGATGGATGTTCGCTGTGGGTCTTCCTTATGCTATCTCCGGACTTTTCATATTCTTCTCGGGTGTTAACGTTATCCGTCTAGTGCCCTTTTATGCAAGAAGAGCGAAGTTCTTTGCAGTTTCCCTGATTCTTTACGGCCTTCACGAGATGGACTATCCTATTTTAAGGCCTGTCGAGTGGTTTGCTCCAATAGGATTTTCCCTTGGTGCTCTTTTCACAATTTTAAGTGCTTTTGCAGTTCTCAGTTTAATCTTTACCGAAGAATTCCGTAGCCTAAAAAGGACAAGAGGCAAAGTCGAAGTTGAGTTGAAACGGGGAGTTATGGTAATTACTCCAAAGGAGTACAATGAACTGAAAGAAAAGCTAAAAGAGGCTCCTGTTCTTGCTTTCATTAGAGATATTAAGAATGTTCCTAAGGAGTGGGACGTCTACTTTGTAACAACTGCTAAGGGGGATTTGAAAACGGTGTCTCCTACAAGCTTGGCAAAAATCGTTGAACTGGTTCATGGCTATCTAAGAGAGGCCTCAAAGAGAGGAATAGGTAGCGTGGTGCTCTTGGATTGCCTTGAGTATTTGCTAACCTACAACGATTTCAATGCACTTGCGAAGTTCCTAAGCGGATTAAAAGATTTCTCTATGTTGTATGGAGGCACAATTATATTGGTCACCGATCCAAGCGCATGGGATGAAAGAGAGTGGATGATGCTAAAGAGGCTCTTGGGATAA
- a CDS encoding DUF116 domain-containing protein translates to MSLDNIIAKLASIGADLSTRNAVRMALSLVSEDEDLTDQIYVAIKNKAYKEDFSRVPVEKRAVFIPQCLRNVKECPAEFGKYGWECTKCGKCAIGDIIEYGEKLGYKQFYITPGGSLVKKVLKEKVPRGEIKAALGIACWPELAEANEKLSILKIPLQAVPLLRAGCINTIVDLEQVKEAMRLGLGEEASNVGVSANMSPTPTP, encoded by the coding sequence ATGAGCCTAGATAACATCATAGCAAAACTGGCCTCAATTGGAGCAGATTTGAGTACTAGGAACGCTGTAAGGATGGCACTGTCATTAGTGAGCGAGGATGAGGATCTTACAGATCAAATTTACGTTGCCATTAAAAATAAGGCATATAAGGAGGACTTCTCGAGAGTTCCCGTTGAAAAAAGGGCTGTTTTCATACCCCAATGTCTCAGGAATGTGAAGGAATGTCCAGCGGAGTTTGGAAAATATGGCTGGGAGTGCACTAAGTGTGGGAAGTGTGCCATTGGAGATATAATTGAGTATGGCGAAAAGTTAGGCTACAAGCAGTTCTACATCACACCCGGAGGGAGCTTGGTTAAGAAAGTGCTCAAGGAGAAGGTGCCTAGGGGGGAAATAAAAGCCGCTTTGGGTATAGCTTGCTGGCCAGAACTTGCGGAGGCTAACGAGAAGCTTTCTATTTTAAAGATTCCACTTCAAGCAGTTCCGCTCTTGAGAGCAGGATGCATAAACACTATAGTTGACTTGGAGCAGGTCAAGGAGGCTATGAGACTGGGGTTGGGAGAAGAAGCTTCAAATGTTGGAGTAAGTGCAAACATGAGTCCTACTCCGACTCCTTAG
- a CDS encoding DMT family transporter, whose translation MKKAELILLGITAIWGFTFPAMKVSLNYISPILFLAYRFGIASLLMLILFRSKVLKKETFYEGLVLGVTLFFGHGFQIVGLKYTSASNSAFITSLYVVFTPFIAYFLLHDKLKLRDFLSLGTAVLGLYLISGASLNFNRGDLLTVLCAISFAFQIVLVQKFGEKDYLSLAFWQIFWNFLFSLSYASILEGIAFPKTWEPWLGILYTGIFATVIAFTLQVKYQRETKAHKAALIYSSEPIFGHISAFITIKEILSAKGYLGALLILSAIWNEIRNDRD comes from the coding sequence ATGAAAAAAGCTGAGCTTATACTCCTCGGCATAACAGCGATTTGGGGCTTTACATTTCCGGCTATGAAAGTTAGCTTAAACTACATCTCGCCGATACTCTTTTTAGCATATAGATTCGGTATCGCCTCCCTCCTGATGCTCATACTCTTTAGGAGCAAGGTTCTCAAAAAGGAGACATTCTACGAAGGCCTGGTTTTAGGAGTTACGCTGTTTTTCGGCCACGGCTTCCAGATAGTGGGTCTCAAATACACTAGCGCCTCCAACTCAGCTTTCATAACCTCTCTTTATGTTGTATTTACACCTTTCATAGCCTACTTCCTACTCCATGACAAGCTCAAGCTGAGGGATTTCCTCTCTCTTGGAACAGCTGTGCTTGGGTTATACCTAATCTCGGGAGCCAGCTTAAATTTCAACAGGGGAGATTTGCTAACTGTTTTATGTGCCATATCATTTGCTTTCCAAATCGTTCTAGTGCAAAAGTTCGGGGAGAAGGATTATCTAAGCCTAGCCTTTTGGCAGATATTCTGGAACTTTCTATTCTCCCTCTCCTATGCAAGCATTCTCGAAGGCATAGCTTTCCCAAAAACCTGGGAGCCCTGGTTAGGGATACTCTACACAGGAATTTTCGCAACTGTAATAGCGTTTACACTCCAAGTGAAGTATCAAAGAGAAACTAAAGCCCATAAGGCGGCGCTGATTTATTCCTCCGAACCAATATTTGGACACATCTCTGCGTTCATAACAATAAAAGAAATCTTAAGTGCAAAGGGCTATTTGGGTGCCCTACTCATTCTGAGTGCCATTTGGAACGAGATAAGAAATGACAGAGACTAA
- a CDS encoding 4Fe-4S dicluster domain-containing protein yields MGEGVERVWILISPDKCSGCRLCEIACSLEHEGVIWPEASRIRIFELLPGINVPHTCVQCPDYPCVESCPTNALSVDESTGAVLVNEEKCIECGACVNACPGSIPRIPLGKGSVVICDLCGGSPKCVEVCHEAGHDALKLVKGNYRSIYRTFAKDPLEKSEDLTKKVFGGEF; encoded by the coding sequence ATGGGAGAGGGAGTTGAAAGAGTGTGGATACTAATAAGCCCTGATAAGTGCAGCGGTTGCAGGCTGTGCGAAATAGCATGCTCCTTAGAGCACGAGGGGGTAATATGGCCTGAGGCATCACGCATAAGGATTTTTGAGCTCTTACCGGGTATAAACGTTCCTCACACCTGCGTCCAGTGTCCAGACTATCCGTGTGTTGAATCTTGCCCAACTAACGCTTTAAGTGTCGACGAAAGCACTGGAGCTGTTTTGGTAAATGAGGAGAAATGCATAGAGTGCGGTGCTTGTGTAAACGCCTGCCCTGGCAGTATTCCAAGGATTCCCCTAGGAAAAGGCAGTGTTGTAATATGCGACCTCTGCGGAGGAAGTCCAAAGTGCGTTGAAGTTTGTCATGAGGCAGGGCATGATGCTCTAAAGCTCGTTAAGGGCAACTATCGCTCAATTTACAGAACTTTTGCAAAAGACCCTCTTGAGAAGTCTGAAGACTTAACGAAGAAAGTTTTTGGTGGAGAGTTTTAG